From one Enterococcus sp. DIV2402 genomic stretch:
- a CDS encoding C39 family peptidase produces the protein MWITHTLREDPTILENYSEMLHPTAYDALDLIDVPLENQLKNNPLENGCEITSLSMLLRYYRFDTTKNQLAEMLDYVPLVSENGLYGNPHKGFVGNIEAGYESMGVGVEPLAKVAEEVVGNDYQVEVSTTKDFSEIEEKVNAGVPVLVITTVDFEVPTEEDLWEWQTEEGLVTVSPLCHAVVITGIEGDTVYVNDPYGYRHREVDRDDFQIIYEKMGQQSLYLA, from the coding sequence ATATGGATAACGCATACGTTACGTGAGGATCCTACAATTTTGGAAAACTATTCCGAAATGCTCCATCCGACAGCTTATGATGCGTTAGATTTGATTGATGTACCTTTAGAAAATCAATTGAAGAATAATCCATTAGAAAATGGTTGTGAAATTACAAGTCTTTCAATGCTACTACGTTACTATCGTTTTGATACAACTAAGAATCAGTTAGCTGAAATGCTTGATTATGTTCCTCTAGTATCTGAAAATGGTCTTTACGGTAATCCACATAAAGGCTTTGTTGGAAATATTGAAGCAGGATATGAATCAATGGGTGTAGGCGTAGAGCCTTTAGCAAAAGTAGCAGAAGAAGTTGTGGGAAATGATTATCAGGTAGAAGTAAGTACGACAAAAGACTTTTCTGAGATAGAAGAAAAGGTGAATGCAGGCGTTCCTGTGTTAGTCATTACGACAGTTGACTTTGAAGTACCTACAGAGGAAGATTTATGGGAATGGCAGACAGAAGAGGGGCTGGTAACGGTTAGTCCATTATGTCATGCGGTGGTTATTACTGGTATCGAAGGAGATACAGTTTATGTAAATGATCCCTATGGTTATCGTCATCGAGAAGTTGATCGCGATGATTTTCAAATAATTTACGAAAAAATGGGTCAACAATCGTTGTATCTTGCATAA
- a CDS encoding addiction module antitoxin — protein MSIQERKLRKVGNSVMIALSKDFLDSIGATVADTVYVDEDKLKEALVKKTQNEEQKKLEMLIDKSMQKHGELYKALVDK, from the coding sequence ATGAGTATTCAAGAAAGAAAATTAAGAAAAGTTGGAAATTCAGTTATGATTGCTTTGTCAAAAGATTTCTTAGATAGTATTGGAGCAACTGTTGCCGATACAGTATATGTTGACGAAGACAAGCTGAAAGAAGCTCTTGTTAAAAAAACACAAAATGAAGAACAAAAAAAACTAGAAATGCTTATAGATAAGTCAATGCAGAAACATGGCGAACTATATAAAGCATTGGTGGACAAATGA
- a CDS encoding type II toxin-antitoxin system death-on-curing family toxin gives MSIYYLTVDQISQMNAFQILNYSPNEKMGIKDLSALEMAVNQPSQIVFGQELYPSIEEKVAILMINLVKKYPFFNGNKRTAVMAADVFLQFNGYDISFELEEGIELVVDIATYEAEEFNHLKNIVTRIFKSKVDQQL, from the coding sequence ATGAGTATATACTACTTAACAGTTGATCAAATATCTCAAATGAATGCTTTTCAGATTTTAAATTATTCTCCAAATGAAAAAATGGGAATCAAGGATTTAAGTGCATTAGAAATGGCAGTGAATCAACCGTCACAAATTGTTTTTGGACAAGAATTATATCCATCAATTGAAGAAAAAGTTGCTATACTAATGATTAATCTAGTGAAAAAGTATCCTTTTTTTAATGGTAATAAGAGAACAGCAGTAATGGCAGCCGATGTATTTTTACAATTTAATGGATATGACATTTCTTTCGAGTTAGAAGAAGGAATTGAGTTGGTTGTTGATATAGCGACTTACGAAGCTGAAGAGTTCAATCATTTGAAGAATATCGTTACTAGAATATTCAAAAGTAAAGTGGATCAACAATTATAG
- a CDS encoding organic hydroperoxide resistance protein encodes MSEYAKIYETGAINTGGRDGVSYLSDGSYEVKIATPKDMGGTGAGQNPEQLFALGYAACFHGALEIVKGQHKIRNKSQVFHTVSLFKKTDAADFKLEVAIQVGIQDFSLEETQQLADEAHAICPYSKALNGNIDIFVRATNYDASKEK; translated from the coding sequence ATGTCAGAATATGCAAAAATTTATGAAACAGGTGCGATTAATACCGGAGGACGGGATGGAGTGAGCTATTTGTCTGATGGTTCTTATGAGGTGAAAATTGCGACACCTAAAGATATGGGAGGAACTGGAGCTGGGCAAAATCCTGAACAATTATTTGCGTTAGGATATGCGGCGTGTTTCCATGGTGCATTGGAGATAGTTAAAGGACAACATAAAATACGCAATAAATCACAAGTTTTTCATACGGTTTCTTTATTCAAAAAAACAGATGCGGCTGATTTTAAATTAGAAGTAGCTATTCAAGTGGGGATTCAGGACTTTTCTTTAGAAGAAACGCAACAACTTGCAGATGAAGCACATGCCATTTGTCCATACTCAAAAGCATTGAACGGAAATATTGACATTTTTGTTCGTGCCACGAATTACGATGCAAGCAAAGAAAAATAA
- a CDS encoding Crp/Fnr family transcriptional regulator: MTAKIDFTKYHHCISTMPLFQNLLLQQIELIQSRITEKEFSIDEFLYQAGEKSEALYLIQEGQVKIYRIAASGKEQMIRVLEQGDFVGEMSLFNDRVYDNYVQAMTPTKVCVINRHDFKEVLLTNPQIAWEILTELSNRLTDSEQQTTLITTTSVLTRLSNYLLTAYHKQQNTQIHLEATKKTIASYLGMSAESFSRGLTKLTKKQIVSQPAPNKIELLAIDELEKLANDASL, from the coding sequence ATGACCGCAAAAATTGATTTTACGAAGTATCATCACTGCATTAGCACAATGCCCTTATTTCAAAATTTGCTGTTACAACAAATTGAATTAATTCAGAGTCGTATTACAGAAAAAGAGTTTTCAATAGATGAATTTTTGTATCAAGCAGGAGAAAAATCAGAAGCATTATATTTAATACAAGAAGGACAAGTCAAAATTTATCGCATAGCAGCTTCAGGAAAAGAACAAATGATTCGAGTTTTGGAGCAAGGAGATTTTGTAGGAGAAATGTCGTTATTTAATGATCGTGTTTATGATAATTATGTTCAAGCAATGACGCCCACTAAAGTTTGTGTCATTAATCGTCATGATTTTAAAGAAGTGCTACTGACAAATCCACAAATTGCTTGGGAAATATTGACAGAACTATCAAATCGTTTAACGGATTCAGAGCAACAGACTACGCTAATCACCACTACAAGTGTACTTACTCGGTTAAGTAACTACCTGCTAACTGCTTATCACAAGCAACAAAACACACAGATTCATTTGGAAGCAACAAAGAAAACAATTGCCTCCTATTTAGGGATGTCTGCAGAATCTTTTAGTCGTGGTCTAACCAAATTAACCAAAAAACAAATTGTTTCTCAACCAGCTCCCAACAAAATTGAGCTACTAGCTATCGATGAATTAGAAAAATTAGCCAATGACGCCTCGTTGTAA